The following proteins come from a genomic window of Leptospira bandrabouensis:
- a CDS encoding LA_1737 family protein, translated as MDFKFYRYVLVLLFITIPLGIFPKTWPDLEVEKEIKIYGSERSAKFTASNIFYDVENWTNHYSVRALGFYRYFDYPKAKTKSIFPFYYHIQSKSDNREYKRILNVNVTKEKESIDQSFYPFVFWGKDTNKSYLTTIPFFFLSSNDTNSKLGFPVIPLLYYHNLETSGENKNYYSRLITFLHFEINEKQGFQEFSLFPLVYYSKNNYLFLPVLLYYQNQRSNENEYWMGPIYYANNKAKEESLFFVFPIIGRYRKPGIEFDLIFPFYLNYADVAGDYHINLLWYTKTNSANVNIASNDGSMYVDFDFGILYNLVGYSQRTKVLNGGDQFKKTNPAGLNDPKLIKKREFNRDSSENFIGYQLFFGIFSYEKADSKRHIRLLPLAWFTWDEASNDNVVLLPPFFPIWFSYQTEDLEYKILFPIYGKQKDKDSEFRVYLLNFYLTEDKKENNHKERSYFWPFINIYESDIGSGHRILPFYIHKKEINDKNKINNTYTLFSIYHQKIGLASNLTEFLFWPLWISYEDKQFSHSEREHTVWITPFFYRNSRESRARTNLFWFIDWEWYKEQDLNLNSKTKPAIPLEYDKKLSHLLIFPFYKTNTSFSVIPLSFNDWSGEEFTTFTLLNYYKWDRKGHYYNFLYLIESENSEVDYRFRSLGGLLWGFEKRKSEIDRMTFMWLGYDNRSHQTTFNFFPIVRFADAEKEKSRMYGPFLYYLFDSEEEKTEVMLAGVGYYHNKTKTDNQYSTYVLLGVLYQEKTEIERGYIKRGSLWGWLWEYQTEDNGYEKFSILKLFSYSKEVDGTKRIMGISI; from the coding sequence ATGGATTTTAAATTCTATCGTTATGTTTTAGTTTTACTTTTTATAACCATCCCACTAGGAATTTTCCCTAAAACATGGCCAGATCTTGAAGTGGAGAAAGAAATTAAAATTTATGGAAGCGAGAGAAGTGCTAAGTTTACTGCGAGTAATATTTTTTATGACGTAGAAAATTGGACAAACCATTACTCGGTTCGTGCTTTAGGATTCTATCGATACTTTGATTATCCAAAAGCAAAAACAAAATCTATCTTTCCTTTTTATTATCACATTCAAAGTAAATCAGATAATCGTGAGTACAAACGAATCTTAAATGTAAATGTAACAAAAGAAAAAGAATCTATTGACCAATCCTTTTATCCATTTGTTTTTTGGGGAAAGGACACTAATAAATCCTACTTAACAACAATTCCTTTTTTCTTTTTAAGTTCTAATGATACAAATAGTAAATTGGGATTCCCCGTCATTCCTTTGTTATACTATCATAACCTAGAAACATCAGGAGAAAATAAAAACTATTATTCTCGACTGATAACTTTCTTGCACTTTGAAATCAATGAGAAACAAGGATTTCAAGAGTTTTCTTTGTTTCCTTTGGTTTATTATTCCAAAAACAATTATTTATTTTTACCAGTTCTTCTTTATTACCAAAACCAAAGGTCAAATGAAAATGAATATTGGATGGGACCGATTTATTATGCCAATAACAAGGCCAAGGAAGAAAGCCTCTTTTTTGTTTTCCCGATTATTGGAAGGTATAGAAAACCTGGAATTGAATTTGATTTGATTTTTCCCTTTTATCTTAATTATGCGGATGTGGCAGGAGACTATCACATTAATCTATTGTGGTATACGAAAACAAATTCAGCCAATGTAAATATTGCATCTAACGATGGGAGTATGTACGTTGATTTTGACTTTGGAATCCTGTATAATTTAGTTGGGTATTCACAAAGAACCAAGGTTCTGAATGGAGGTGACCAATTTAAAAAAACAAATCCTGCTGGATTAAACGATCCAAAACTGATCAAAAAAAGAGAATTCAATCGTGACAGTAGTGAAAATTTTATCGGTTACCAATTATTCTTTGGAATTTTTTCGTATGAGAAAGCGGATTCTAAAAGACATATTCGTTTGTTGCCACTTGCTTGGTTTACATGGGACGAAGCTTCTAACGATAATGTAGTTTTGTTACCACCTTTTTTTCCTATTTGGTTTAGTTACCAAACGGAAGATTTAGAGTATAAAATACTTTTTCCCATCTATGGTAAACAGAAAGACAAAGATTCCGAATTTCGTGTTTATCTTTTGAATTTTTATCTTACTGAAGATAAGAAAGAGAATAATCATAAAGAACGATCCTATTTTTGGCCTTTTATAAATATATATGAATCAGATATTGGTTCTGGTCATCGGATTCTTCCTTTTTATATCCATAAGAAGGAAATAAATGATAAAAATAAAATTAACAATACTTATACCTTGTTTTCTATTTATCATCAAAAAATAGGTCTAGCTTCTAATCTGACTGAATTTTTGTTTTGGCCCTTATGGATTTCTTATGAGGATAAGCAATTTTCGCATTCAGAAAGAGAACATACTGTATGGATAACTCCATTTTTTTATCGAAATTCTCGAGAGAGTAGGGCAAGAACAAACTTGTTTTGGTTTATAGATTGGGAATGGTATAAAGAACAAGATTTAAATCTTAATTCAAAAACGAAACCAGCAATTCCGTTAGAATATGATAAAAAACTTTCTCACCTTCTGATTTTTCCTTTTTATAAAACAAACACAAGTTTTTCAGTAATCCCTTTGTCTTTTAATGATTGGAGTGGAGAAGAATTTACGACCTTTACCTTGTTAAATTATTATAAATGGGATCGAAAAGGCCATTATTATAATTTTTTATATTTAATTGAGTCAGAGAATTCAGAAGTTGATTATAGGTTCAGAAGTTTGGGTGGTTTATTATGGGGCTTTGAAAAAAGAAAATCGGAAATTGATAGAATGACATTTATGTGGTTAGGTTACGATAATCGATCTCATCAAACAACTTTTAATTTTTTTCCTATCGTAAGATTCGCAGATGCAGAGAAAGAAAAATCTCGAATGTATGGTCCATTTTTATATTATCTTTTTGATTCGGAAGAAGAAAAAACGGAGGTAATGTTAGCTGGAGTAGGTTACTACCATAATAAAACTAAAACAGACAATCAATATTCCACCTATGTACTGCTTGGTGTTTTGTATCAGGAAAAAACAGAGATTGAACGGGGTTATATAAAGAGAGGTAGTTTGTGGGGTTGGCTTTGGGAATACCAAACGGAAGACAACGGATATGAAAAGTTTTCTATTTTAAAATTATTTTCTTATAGCAAAGAGGTGGATGGAACTAAAAGAATTATGGGAATTTCTATTTAA
- a CDS encoding FAD-binding dehydrogenase, translated as MKKDKGGSSVNAKHDVIIIGAGIAGLVAAYECINQGKTVLILDRNTEEHLGGLAKLSFGGMALIGTPIQKRLGIKDTPEIALDDWFSFADFGPNDHFPKLWAEQYVNESLGQVYHWLGSLGLNFFPVVNWVERGLYKRGNSVPRYHVLWGTGYRLVERFVALLKNHKQTKNLKIIFEHKVTDLIKENGRIVGCITEQEKTDKTNLSFYADHVMVATGGITGSLEKVREHWYKPWGKAPKEMLNGSHPFADGIVHDAVKKHGGNLTHLDKMWNYAAGIPNPKPEFEAHGLSLIPCKSALWFDHSGRRIGPEPMVTGFDTNELCRRISGLEKPYTWQILNWRIAAKELAVSGSEHNPMIRDRKLFMFLKEILLGNHRLVRQLEKESDHFIVANNLRELTDKMNALNGDKSIDYEALKKEITQYDDVIRRGKGLWNDDQLRRIQHARAWRSDRVRTCAPKPILHPSAGPLIAIKLRLITRKSLGGIQTDLDSRVLDPLGSPIPGLYAIGEAAGFGGGGTSGFKSLEGTFLSGCILTAKAAAKSIKGNISN; from the coding sequence ATGAAAAAGGATAAAGGAGGATCTTCAGTGAACGCAAAACATGATGTCATAATCATCGGAGCTGGAATCGCAGGTCTTGTGGCTGCTTATGAATGTATAAACCAAGGAAAAACTGTTTTAATTCTGGATAGAAACACAGAGGAACATTTAGGTGGACTCGCTAAACTATCATTTGGTGGTATGGCCCTTATTGGCACACCAATTCAAAAACGATTAGGAATCAAGGATACTCCCGAAATTGCATTGGATGACTGGTTTTCCTTTGCTGACTTTGGCCCAAACGATCATTTTCCAAAACTTTGGGCAGAACAATATGTAAACGAAAGTCTTGGTCAAGTTTACCACTGGCTTGGAAGTCTTGGATTAAATTTTTTCCCTGTAGTCAATTGGGTTGAAAGAGGATTATACAAACGAGGGAATTCCGTACCTCGATACCATGTTCTTTGGGGAACTGGTTATCGTTTGGTGGAACGATTTGTTGCATTATTAAAGAACCACAAACAAACAAAAAACTTGAAAATTATTTTTGAACACAAGGTAACTGATTTAATTAAAGAAAACGGTAGAATCGTAGGATGTATCACCGAACAGGAAAAAACGGATAAAACTAATTTAAGTTTTTATGCCGATCACGTAATGGTAGCGACAGGTGGTATTACCGGTTCTTTAGAGAAGGTACGAGAACATTGGTATAAGCCTTGGGGGAAAGCTCCAAAGGAAATGTTAAATGGATCTCATCCTTTTGCAGATGGTATAGTTCATGATGCTGTAAAAAAACATGGAGGAAACCTAACGCATTTAGATAAAATGTGGAACTATGCTGCAGGGATTCCCAACCCCAAACCAGAATTTGAAGCACACGGATTGAGTTTGATTCCTTGTAAATCAGCTCTCTGGTTTGACCATTCAGGGCGTCGCATTGGGCCCGAACCTATGGTGACAGGTTTTGATACCAATGAACTTTGCCGAAGAATTTCTGGATTAGAAAAACCTTATACATGGCAAATTCTGAATTGGAGGATTGCAGCAAAGGAACTTGCAGTTTCCGGTTCAGAACACAATCCGATGATTCGTGACCGTAAACTATTTATGTTTCTAAAAGAAATATTACTCGGAAACCACCGTTTAGTCAGACAGTTAGAAAAAGAAAGTGATCATTTTATAGTTGCCAACAACTTACGGGAATTAACCGACAAAATGAATGCGTTAAATGGCGATAAATCCATTGATTATGAAGCATTAAAAAAAGAAATCACTCAGTATGATGATGTCATAAGGCGAGGGAAAGGGCTCTGGAACGATGACCAATTAAGACGGATCCAACATGCCAGAGCATGGAGGTCTGATCGTGTGCGGACTTGTGCTCCCAAACCCATTCTCCATCCAAGTGCGGGACCTCTTATTGCAATTAAACTAAGATTGATTACACGAAAGAGCCTTGGTGGAATTCAAACAGATTTAGACAGCCGCGTATTAGATCCGTTAGGTTCCCCAATTCCAGGATTGTATGCCATCGGCGAAGCCGCAGGATTTGGAGGTGGTGGTACCAGTGGATTCAAATCATTAGAAGGTACTTTTTTGTCTGGTTGTATACTGACAGCAAAGGCTGCCGCAAAATCTATCAAAGGCAACATTTCAAATTAA
- a CDS encoding thiamine pyrophosphate-binding protein — translation MKKTGAWLVRYALEQIGVRYTFGIPGVHNTEIYDELNSSEFIQPILVTHEGSGAFMADAISRTSKSIGTLLIVPAAGVTHAASGIGEAFLDGIPMLVIAGGVRSDSQFKYQLHDMDQHALLKPITKQTFKVNAQAEIIETIYKAYLIAITGEPGPVFVEIPVNIQLYTGSVEDLPTYKEYCKLQTVNHVPFPFASLDEAVELLVQAKSPGLFLGWGAVDVTASTIEIAELLGAPVSTTLQGLSAFPGNHPLHCGMSFGVAAVPVATKAFSECDCLLAVGTRFAEIATASFGVTVPKNLIHIDINPDVISANYPAKVGITGDAKLILPELVKRLKLKLEQTKQNRENRLQKIKSEIAKNKQTYTEEWFQHDSKDRVNPGKFFSALRSILPDDGFVVVDDGNHTFLTAELMPIHKPRHMISPTDFNCMGYAVPATIATKMANPDKPVVGIIGDGAFLMTCMEISTAKRNQVGAIFAVFNDGELSQIAQAQQVPYNRKTCTVLGTTRFEGIALATGAEYLRIETNDDIFENLKTAWNLTQEGRPVILDVHIDYSKKTRFTQGIVGTNLKRLPFATKLRMISRALVRKVTG, via the coding sequence ATGAAAAAAACAGGCGCATGGTTAGTCAGATATGCTTTAGAACAAATCGGAGTTCGTTATACTTTTGGAATTCCTGGTGTTCATAATACAGAAATTTATGATGAACTCAATAGTTCAGAATTTATACAACCAATACTCGTTACTCACGAAGGTTCTGGTGCGTTTATGGCTGATGCCATTAGTCGGACTAGTAAATCGATTGGTACATTACTGATTGTTCCCGCAGCAGGAGTGACACATGCTGCAAGTGGCATTGGCGAAGCTTTTTTAGATGGAATTCCCATGTTAGTCATTGCAGGTGGTGTTCGGAGTGATTCCCAATTTAAATACCAATTACATGATATGGACCAACATGCATTATTAAAACCAATTACCAAACAAACTTTTAAGGTCAATGCACAAGCCGAAATCATAGAAACAATTTATAAAGCATACCTAATTGCAATAACGGGAGAACCTGGGCCAGTATTTGTAGAAATTCCAGTTAATATACAACTTTACACTGGTTCGGTGGAGGATCTTCCCACCTATAAAGAATATTGTAAATTACAAACCGTAAACCATGTACCATTTCCATTTGCCAGTTTAGATGAGGCTGTGGAACTACTAGTGCAAGCAAAATCACCAGGTTTATTTTTAGGATGGGGTGCGGTCGATGTTACTGCATCCACAATCGAAATTGCAGAATTACTAGGTGCACCCGTATCTACCACCTTACAAGGATTAAGTGCATTTCCAGGAAACCATCCCTTACATTGTGGAATGAGTTTTGGTGTTGCAGCTGTCCCCGTGGCAACGAAAGCTTTTTCTGAATGTGATTGTTTACTTGCAGTGGGAACCCGTTTTGCAGAAATAGCCACTGCCAGTTTTGGAGTCACAGTTCCTAAAAACCTAATCCATATTGATATCAACCCTGACGTTATCAGTGCCAATTATCCCGCTAAGGTTGGAATTACCGGTGATGCAAAATTAATTCTTCCTGAATTAGTAAAAAGATTAAAATTAAAGTTAGAACAAACAAAACAAAATAGAGAAAACCGATTACAAAAAATCAAATCAGAAATTGCTAAAAATAAACAAACCTATACTGAAGAATGGTTCCAACATGATAGTAAAGACCGTGTGAACCCTGGTAAGTTTTTTAGTGCCTTACGTAGCATCTTACCTGATGACGGCTTTGTTGTGGTAGACGATGGCAATCATACTTTTTTAACCGCAGAACTTATGCCCATCCACAAACCTAGGCATATGATTTCACCTACAGATTTTAATTGTATGGGTTATGCCGTTCCTGCAACCATTGCAACGAAAATGGCAAATCCCGATAAACCCGTTGTTGGAATCATCGGTGATGGAGCCTTTCTTATGACTTGTATGGAAATTAGTACTGCAAAAAGAAATCAGGTAGGTGCAATTTTTGCGGTATTCAATGATGGTGAGTTATCCCAAATAGCCCAGGCACAACAAGTCCCTTACAATCGGAAAACTTGCACAGTGCTTGGAACCACAAGGTTTGAAGGTATCGCCCTGGCGACTGGTGCTGAATACTTACGGATAGAAACCAATGACGATATTTTTGAAAATTTAAAAACTGCATGGAATCTCACCCAAGAAGGCCGTCCGGTGATTTTGGATGTACATATCGATTACAGCAAAAAAACTAGATTTACCCAAGGGATAGTCGGAACGAATTTAAAGCGATTACCGTTTGCCACTAAATTAAGAATGATTAGCCGTGCCCTCGTTAGGAAAGTGACGGGATAA
- a CDS encoding tRNA dihydrouridine synthase — MRILLAPMEGLLDFRLRNLLTRVGGYDECVSEFIRVNDTLLPSHRFYRYVPELYENCRTKSGVPVKVQLLGSDINCMAENASKVASLGAYGIDINFGCPAPTVNRNRGGAALLKEPDIMFAIVKAVRSAVPSAIPVTAKMRLGYDSTEQALVCAKALEEGGAEEIVVHARTKTDGYKPPAYWDWIYKIGSTVKVPVVANGEIWTAEDAKRCKEVSGCKDIMIGRGAVANPSLALMIREKRKEKLSWEEIKKILFQYWLNLETEMEIKSRAGRIKQWLHYLCRQYPEAERDFEIVKRLTNIEDFRNYWNIH; from the coding sequence TTGCGAATCTTACTTGCACCTATGGAAGGACTTCTCGATTTTCGCCTGCGCAACCTACTAACGCGCGTAGGCGGGTATGACGAATGTGTCAGTGAATTCATCCGAGTCAACGATACGCTCCTTCCTTCTCATAGGTTTTATCGATATGTTCCAGAACTTTACGAGAATTGTAGAACCAAATCTGGTGTTCCAGTTAAAGTTCAATTATTAGGTTCTGATATCAACTGTATGGCAGAAAACGCAAGTAAGGTGGCTTCCCTTGGAGCTTATGGAATTGATATCAATTTTGGATGTCCAGCCCCCACTGTAAACAGAAACCGAGGGGGAGCTGCTTTACTCAAAGAACCTGACATAATGTTTGCCATTGTAAAGGCGGTTCGTAGTGCTGTTCCTTCCGCCATTCCAGTTACCGCAAAAATGAGATTAGGTTACGATTCCACCGAACAAGCGCTTGTTTGTGCTAAAGCCTTGGAAGAAGGGGGGGCAGAAGAAATTGTTGTCCATGCTCGGACAAAAACGGACGGATACAAACCGCCGGCCTATTGGGATTGGATATATAAAATCGGATCTACCGTCAAAGTTCCCGTGGTGGCCAATGGAGAAATTTGGACTGCCGAAGATGCAAAACGATGTAAGGAAGTTTCTGGTTGCAAAGACATTATGATCGGTCGTGGTGCTGTTGCCAACCCAAGTCTTGCCTTAATGATCCGAGAAAAAAGAAAAGAGAAACTTTCTTGGGAAGAAATCAAAAAAATTTTATTCCAGTATTGGTTGAATCTAGAGACAGAAATGGAGATAAAAAGCCGAGCCGGAAGAATTAAACAATGGTTACACTATTTGTGCCGTCAGTATCCGGAAGCAGAAAGAGACTTTGAAATTGTGAAACGGCTGACAAACATAGAAGACTTCCGAAATTATTGGAATATACACTAA
- a CDS encoding response regulator, producing MSAKSPIFVFVIDDHPILRKGLQAEIESDTSLKFIGSSDSIKDGLNLMKFKNVDVLIMDISLKEENGISELTTIKNKFPFLKVIFFTMHRDWDYLQKAANLGADAYILKTETSTNIISIIKNVFNGKKIFPEEIVGLQNEIDSNEELIKKLNSLSKREQEILVHLKSGKLNREIAEDLQISIRTVETHRSSIMQKLEIHSTIGFAKLLLRLQTSNLV from the coding sequence TTGTCTGCGAAATCCCCTATTTTCGTCTTTGTCATCGATGACCATCCCATACTACGAAAAGGTCTTCAGGCAGAAATAGAGTCGGATACAAGTCTTAAATTTATAGGTTCCTCTGATTCTATTAAAGACGGTTTGAATTTAATGAAATTCAAAAATGTTGACGTTCTCATTATGGATATCTCTCTCAAAGAAGAAAATGGCATTTCAGAACTAACTACTATTAAAAATAAATTTCCATTCCTGAAGGTTATATTTTTTACCATGCATCGAGATTGGGATTATTTACAGAAAGCTGCAAATCTTGGAGCTGATGCATATATTTTAAAAACTGAAACTTCAACAAACATTATCAGTATTATTAAAAATGTATTTAATGGGAAAAAGATATTTCCAGAAGAGATAGTTGGCTTACAAAATGAAATAGATTCCAACGAAGAATTAATAAAAAAGTTAAATTCATTGTCAAAAAGGGAACAAGAAATCCTGGTTCATTTAAAATCAGGTAAACTAAACAGAGAAATTGCAGAAGATTTACAAATCAGCATTCGAACCGTAGAAACTCATCGGTCATCGATCATGCAAAAACTAGAAATTCATTCAACAATCGGATTTGCGAAATTATTACTTAGGTTACAAACTTCAAATTTAGTCTAA
- a CDS encoding sensor histidine kinase, translating to MNKYHYIRLLKLVFLLFVFVHCENAGPNHTKLKAIGGILDLSQVSIEKDTVIPLVGEWKFYWKNLVEPKNHYEKENFPYILKSSPAVWNDTLFDNEKIEGFGFATYSLEIPLKNPRSDLAIFIPDIGTSYRLYVNGDLLTSVGRVGVSEKDVTPKYKPQIILLPKSESYELLFHVSNFSNRWGGYWFPILLGKAETIYQKKQVQSGFTVAVCIAAALMACYNIIFFLFRKTDITPLLFSFHCVLILLRALTTGERLGHLIFDSLSWELLNRIEYFSAFCMAPVLYAFLYRFVPNPFWRRFGYLLNTPLYMMCLLIIFTPNSIYAYFLNYLIVYIYFSVVPGWFIILLVAVVQKQKDALGLFVSYLAIMYANINDTLVTYGILEGAYLIPYSQIFLIFSHSIIISKRYSNSLSESEQLSAQMKQLVVSSQRIMSSTNYETAAKSALEILSSKIGENEKLHIYVSSQSTQSWIVYSIDADLSFNYENISQEMVESLIENDVSKFFDPITINKRYFIPIIQNETIQLILDIPENRFLKDESDLDWAKAISYALVLSIQNLARHDIEKYAIIGEFSSEIAHDIGNHVILIRKSLELLELDPLNKVEIFRQTKQEIDTLSNLSIDILEFSKNNIILDLKITNVNVFFSSVKEDLTILFQKSNITFKYKNWITTETFKIDPLRIRRLCLNIAKNSLDLNSEVTEFLLSIHSESSTLYIIMEDDGPGMSEDIKRNVFDSKIESNKPHGTGLGLSIVRKIVLAHGGELLMTDRPTGGMRFTILLPLCEWK from the coding sequence TTGAATAAGTATCATTACATTCGCCTATTGAAACTTGTTTTTTTGCTTTTTGTTTTTGTTCACTGCGAAAACGCAGGGCCGAATCATACAAAATTAAAGGCAATTGGTGGAATCCTAGATCTATCACAAGTTTCGATTGAGAAAGATACTGTGATTCCGCTTGTCGGAGAATGGAAATTCTATTGGAAAAATTTAGTCGAACCTAAGAACCACTATGAGAAAGAAAATTTTCCCTATATATTAAAATCTTCTCCTGCAGTTTGGAACGATACTTTATTTGATAACGAAAAAATAGAAGGATTTGGATTTGCAACTTATTCGTTAGAGATACCACTTAAAAATCCTAGATCAGACCTTGCCATATTTATACCTGACATTGGGACATCTTATCGACTCTATGTAAATGGTGATTTACTCACCTCTGTTGGACGAGTTGGGGTTAGCGAAAAAGATGTAACACCAAAATACAAACCTCAAATCATACTTTTACCAAAAAGTGAATCTTACGAACTTTTGTTTCATGTATCTAATTTTAGTAATCGATGGGGTGGTTATTGGTTCCCAATTCTTTTGGGAAAAGCAGAAACCATATATCAAAAAAAACAAGTTCAATCTGGATTTACAGTCGCTGTATGTATTGCTGCAGCCCTCATGGCGTGTTACAATATCATCTTTTTTTTATTTCGCAAAACAGACATTACACCTCTTTTGTTTTCCTTCCACTGTGTTTTGATTTTGCTGAGAGCTTTAACAACAGGGGAAAGGCTTGGTCACTTAATTTTTGATTCTCTTTCTTGGGAATTATTAAATAGAATTGAATACTTTTCCGCATTTTGTATGGCACCCGTTTTATATGCTTTTTTATACCGGTTTGTACCTAATCCTTTTTGGCGACGATTTGGTTATTTGCTCAATACACCACTATACATGATGTGTTTGCTGATCATTTTCACTCCAAATTCTATATACGCTTATTTTTTGAATTATCTCATTGTTTATATTTATTTCTCAGTTGTTCCTGGTTGGTTTATCATCTTACTAGTAGCGGTGGTTCAAAAACAAAAAGATGCCTTAGGACTTTTTGTGAGTTACTTAGCGATTATGTATGCAAACATCAATGATACATTGGTTACCTATGGTATTCTTGAAGGGGCATATTTAATTCCTTATAGTCAAATATTTTTGATTTTTTCTCACTCTATCATCATTTCAAAAAGATATTCAAATTCACTTTCGGAATCGGAACAACTTTCTGCTCAAATGAAACAATTGGTGGTTTCTTCCCAAAGGATTATGTCATCGACGAATTATGAAACGGCTGCAAAATCAGCTTTAGAAATTCTTTCTTCTAAAATTGGCGAAAACGAAAAATTACATATTTATGTTTCTAGTCAATCTACACAAAGTTGGATAGTTTATTCGATAGATGCTGATTTGAGTTTTAATTATGAAAACATTTCGCAAGAGATGGTTGAATCATTGATAGAAAATGATGTATCAAAATTTTTCGATCCAATTACCATCAATAAAAGGTATTTTATTCCAATAATACAAAATGAAACGATACAGTTGATATTAGATATTCCTGAGAATCGATTCTTGAAAGATGAATCGGACTTAGATTGGGCCAAGGCAATTTCTTATGCGTTAGTCCTTTCCATTCAGAATTTAGCGAGACATGATATTGAAAAATATGCAATCATTGGAGAATTTTCTTCAGAAATTGCTCACGATATTGGAAACCATGTAATACTAATACGTAAAAGTTTGGAATTATTGGAATTGGATCCGCTGAATAAAGTGGAGATATTCAGGCAAACGAAACAAGAAATAGATACATTATCAAACTTATCTATAGATATTTTAGAATTTTCTAAAAATAACATTATATTGGATTTAAAAATCACCAACGTAAATGTATTTTTTTCCAGTGTGAAAGAAGACCTTACAATTTTATTTCAAAAGAGTAATATAACATTTAAATATAAGAATTGGATAACTACTGAAACTTTTAAAATAGATCCCTTGCGAATTAGACGGTTATGTTTAAACATTGCAAAAAATTCATTAGATCTAAATTCTGAAGTCACAGAATTTTTATTATCGATACATTCTGAGAGTTCTACTCTCTACATTATTATGGAAGATGATGGACCAGGAATGAGCGAAGATATTAAACGAAATGTATTTGATTCTAAAATCGAGTCGAATAAACCTCATGGAACAGGTTTGGGATTATCCATCGTAAGAAAAATTGTTTTGGCGCATGGTGGCGAACTTTTAATGACAGATCGACCAACAGGAGGAATGAGGTTTACCATTTTACTTCCATTATGTGAATGGAAGTAA
- a CDS encoding DUF2721 domain-containing protein, producing the protein MFESFSNAEILSGMITPAVLVSACASLIFSTANRLGRIFDRVNLLKSEVEILLEGKRGFHKERMVYMRHQLSIQKKRAVLIQRSMAFLYLATSLFIISSLTLAFTLAFAKNLNWIPTVVALSGGICLFLASALLFYESRYNLTFINRQIEFTEFLEREVREK; encoded by the coding sequence ATGTTTGAATCATTTTCCAACGCTGAAATCCTTTCTGGGATGATCACCCCTGCTGTTCTTGTATCTGCCTGCGCCAGTTTGATATTTTCCACTGCCAATCGACTTGGAAGAATCTTTGACCGAGTGAATCTTTTAAAATCGGAAGTGGAAATTCTATTAGAAGGGAAAAGAGGTTTTCATAAAGAACGAATGGTATATATGAGACACCAACTTTCTATTCAGAAAAAACGGGCAGTTCTCATCCAACGTTCCATGGCTTTTTTATATTTGGCGACATCTTTATTTATCATTTCCAGTTTAACTTTGGCCTTCACTCTTGCCTTTGCAAAAAATCTAAATTGGATTCCTACTGTGGTTGCCTTATCAGGAGGAATTTGTTTGTTTCTTGCCAGTGCCCTGCTTTTTTACGAAAGTAGATACAATTTAACATTCATTAACAGGCAAATTGAATTTACTGAGTTTTTGGAAAGGGAAGTCAGAGAGAAATAA